The Fundulus heteroclitus isolate FHET01 chromosome 13, MU-UCD_Fhet_4.1, whole genome shotgun sequence genome contains a region encoding:
- the bet1 gene encoding BET1 homolog has product MRRAGLGEGGPGHYVASGYSVHEEENEQLREGLRAKVGALKSLSIEIGTEVRVQNQLLSDMDSDFDSTGGLLGATIGRVKRLSRGSQTKLLCYMLLFCFFVFFVLYWFMKLR; this is encoded by the exons ATGAGGCGCGCCGGACTGG GTGAAGGAGGCCCCGGGCATTATGTAGCCAGCGGCTACAGCGTTCATGAGGAGGAAAACGAGCAGCTGCGGGAGGGACTGAGGGCTAAAGTCGGCGCCCTAAAGAGT CTGTCAATTGAGATCGGAACCGAAGTGAGGGTGCAGAATCAGTTGTTGAGCGATATG GACTCGGACTTTGACTCGACAGGCGGGCTGCTCGGAGCCACTATCGGCAGAGTCAAACGGCTGTCCAGAGGCAGCCAGACCAAACTGCTGTGCTACATGCTGCTCTTCtgcttttttgtcttctttgttcTTTACTGGTTTATGAAGTTGAGGTGA